A stretch of DNA from Juglans microcarpa x Juglans regia isolate MS1-56 chromosome 5D, Jm3101_v1.0, whole genome shotgun sequence:
GACTTGCGATGTTGTGGAGGTGGCATCATCGAAGTGTGGATAGTGGAGATCAATGAagggttttcaattttttcttgttgAGAGAGACTCAGATGAATTCGTAAGGGGAAGGGGGAGAATCAGGAAAGAAATaggaaaaaaggagaaaatgtaGCTAAATTACGAATATACCATGGGATTCAACATATTTACCAAAAAAATCATCATATATACAATTTCGGACCGAAACCCTCAATTCGGCCAAAATTCTGAAATCTGGCCGATGTCCCGAAACGAGCTGAAACCACCGGAATTTAACCCGATACCAAATATAGAGCTACACAGTTTCAGTTACTACTCCGGGACGAAGAATTTCGGCCATTCTAACTAGAGCGGAACgattttcaaaactttggttGGTGCACCAGCAAATCGCAATTGTTacgttttttttctctttcacacTCACTTTATCATATATGCTAGCTGATGGCTATACATGATCCATATTTGTACTTCGAAAATCAGAATTCTAGATATATACATCTAGTAAGCTTGagaatatcaatatatatatatagctctatCACGAAATTCTAGGAGTTCTTTTATTcgcaaatttctatacaaaaattacaaaaaaactcACAACATATTTCTACTGATTAGGAAACTTCGTCGAAATAGGAAGCGGCCAAATCAAATGAAAAACTTCCCGATGATGCGTGCAATGCATCGAATCTGCACTGATTAAAATTCAATTTGACAATTTCTATTGAGGGATTCACTTCATCTATCCAGCCATGGTTTCCATCAGAAATTCTTTCCATGACacagtttgaattaaaaaagagGCAAAACGTGATTTCATATCTCAACTTACTTTGTACATTGAAATACATATCTTAACAtataatttacattcaaacatatctaATCAATGggatttacaaaatattactatttacagattaaCTTAGATATTAATCTGATATCAATACCAGAGCATCCAAACGCAGCATGAATCCCTCGATGATAGATCATAGGTCGATTTGCATGTCTCAAATGCCGTAactcatcacaaataattaatttgtatttaatttgtaaatgatttatttacCTTATCAACTGGTCCAATGTAAGCGCCGCAAATATGGTTTTAGACAACAGTGACCACGGAGCCGTTCCCATCTCACCAGTGACGCCATTACGTCCGGCGAGGGCCCAACCAGAAGCTTGGATATGGGTCCAAGCCCTAAAACCGATGCATGTCGGCGGCCAATCAAGAGTCAAGACCTTGCACTTGAGCCGCAGCCACCCAGTTAGACTTTGTGTGTAAGCGGCCTTATCTGAGAGAGCTAGCTCATGTTCATTCCGGCATATATTTTGCATGTGGATTCCGTGGGGACAAGATAAGATAAGGCTGATAAAAGTCAGATgtagattttgagaaaatttggaTTTATAATGtgagttttttggtttttttaaagtTTCTGTGCGGGGCTTAACCTATTCTAATAAAcctgtataaatcattttctaataaaatttggTCATATGTCTATATTAgataatacaaaatacaaaaataattttaaaaaataaaaataaaaagaagaaaaggtaaTTTTATCT
This window harbors:
- the LOC121264438 gene encoding uncharacterized protein LOC121264438; protein product: MQNICRNEHELALSDKAAYTQSLTGWLRLKCKVLTLDWPPTCIGFRAWTHIQASGWALAGRNGVTGEMGTAPWSLLSKTIFAALTLDQLIRNIKRGGDVLDSINLENINLMEEWVGEESELIDGEDLD